A part of Nocardioides plantarum genomic DNA contains:
- a CDS encoding MDR family MFS transporter: MTDTEITRASVGLRSERGPILLAVMLSVGLVAIDSTILATAVPAVVDDLGGFTSFPWLFSIYLLAQAVSVPIYGKVADLYGRKPVMLLGIGLFVLGSLLCGLAWSMPALIVFRLVQGLGAGAVQPMGMTIVGDIYSLAERAKVQGYIASVWAAASVIGPTLGGVFADYLSWRWIFLVNLPLGIAAGWVMWRRFDESVERRKHSIDYLGALLLAAGGTLLLLGLLEGGVRWGWDSPSGIGIFVAAVALLAAFVAVEARTAEPVLPLWIFRRRVLNASNSGAFVVGVLMLGLTSYVPLYAQGVLGHGALVAGLALASMTIGWPIAATTSGRFYLTIGFRRTVLMGALFVIAGAALLLPVSADSALWQLALPCFVMGIGFGYVASPGVIVAQSSVEWQHRGVATGTNMFARSMGSAVGVAVFGAIVNSRVADSAPAGGTLDLQHLSAGVLAPAIHAVFVCSAVVALALLLSGLLMPRRALTDGPAGTPADAPPVEA, from the coding sequence GTGACTGACACCGAGATCACCCGCGCCAGCGTCGGCCTGCGCAGTGAACGGGGACCGATCCTCCTCGCCGTGATGCTCAGCGTCGGCCTGGTCGCGATCGACTCCACCATCCTGGCCACCGCGGTGCCGGCGGTGGTCGACGACCTCGGCGGGTTCACGTCGTTCCCGTGGCTGTTCTCGATCTACCTGCTGGCCCAGGCGGTGTCGGTGCCGATCTACGGCAAGGTGGCCGACCTCTACGGCCGCAAGCCGGTGATGCTGCTCGGCATCGGGCTCTTCGTCCTCGGGTCGCTGCTCTGCGGCCTGGCCTGGAGCATGCCGGCGCTCATCGTCTTCCGGCTCGTGCAGGGCCTCGGGGCCGGCGCGGTGCAGCCGATGGGCATGACGATCGTCGGCGACATCTACTCGCTGGCCGAGCGCGCCAAGGTGCAGGGCTACATCGCCAGCGTCTGGGCCGCGGCCTCGGTCATCGGTCCGACCCTGGGCGGCGTCTTCGCCGACTACCTCTCCTGGCGCTGGATCTTCCTCGTCAACCTGCCGCTCGGCATCGCGGCCGGGTGGGTGATGTGGCGGCGCTTCGACGAGAGCGTCGAGCGCCGCAAGCACTCGATCGACTACCTCGGTGCCCTGCTTCTGGCCGCCGGCGGCACGCTGCTCCTGCTGGGTCTGCTCGAGGGTGGGGTGCGCTGGGGCTGGGACTCGCCCTCCGGCATCGGGATCTTCGTCGCCGCGGTCGCCCTGCTCGCGGCCTTCGTGGCCGTGGAGGCCCGCACCGCCGAGCCGGTGCTGCCGCTGTGGATCTTCCGGCGACGCGTGCTCAACGCGTCCAACTCCGGCGCCTTCGTGGTCGGCGTGCTGATGCTCGGGCTGACGTCGTACGTGCCCCTCTACGCGCAGGGCGTGCTCGGCCACGGCGCCCTCGTGGCGGGGCTCGCGCTGGCCTCCATGACGATCGGCTGGCCGATCGCCGCCACGACCAGCGGCCGCTTCTACCTGACGATCGGCTTCCGCCGTACGGTGCTGATGGGCGCGCTGTTCGTGATCGCCGGCGCGGCCCTGCTGCTGCCGGTCAGCGCCGACAGCGCCCTGTGGCAGCTGGCCCTGCCGTGCTTCGTGATGGGCATCGGCTTCGGGTACGTCGCCAGCCCCGGCGTGATCGTCGCCCAGTCCTCGGTCGAGTGGCAGCACCGTGGGGTCGCCACCGGCACCAACATGTTCGCCCGGTCGATGGGCAGCGCCGTCGGCGTCGCCGTGTTCGGCGCCATCGTCAACAGCCGGGTGGCCGACAGCGCCCCGGCCGGCGGCACCCTCGACCTCCAGCACCTCTCGGCCGGGGTGCTCGCCCCCGCGATCCACGCGGTGTTCGTGTGCTCCGCCGTGGTCGCGCTCGCGCTGCTGCTGTCGGGCCTGCTGATGCCGCGCCGTGCGCTGACCGACGGGCCGGCCGGTACGCCGGCCGACGCGCCTCCGGTCGAGGCCTGA
- a CDS encoding alpha-hydroxy acid oxidase has protein sequence MKRQMPKRRDLAPLMQFKKPELSPKRRRLDKALTIDDLRTVAKRRTPKPAFDYTDGAADGEVGLDRAREAFGDIEFHPAILRDVSTVDTSREVLGKRVALPFGIAPTGFTRMMQAEGEVAGATAATAAGIPFALSTMGTTSIEDVAAADPGGRHWFQLYMWKDRDRSMALVDRAAEAGYDTLLVTVDVPVAGARLRDVRNGMTIPPSLTPRTVVNAIPRPAWWINFLTTEPLAFASLDAWSGTVADLLDTMFDPTVTYDDLAWIRSQWPGKVVVKGVQSVDDAVRLADAGVDAVLLSNHGGRQLDRAPVPFHLLPQVVQALKASGSGVEVHLDTGIMSGQDIVAALAHGAHFTLIGRAYLYGLMAGGREGVDRTIEILAGQIERTMRLLGVTSLDELEPGHVTQLRRLGPLT, from the coding sequence ATGAAGCGGCAGATGCCGAAGCGGCGTGACCTGGCCCCGTTGATGCAGTTCAAGAAGCCCGAGCTGTCGCCCAAGAGGCGGCGCCTCGACAAGGCGTTGACGATCGACGACCTGCGCACGGTGGCCAAGCGACGTACGCCGAAGCCGGCCTTCGACTACACCGACGGCGCCGCCGACGGCGAGGTCGGGCTCGACCGGGCCCGCGAGGCCTTCGGTGACATCGAGTTCCACCCCGCGATCCTGCGTGACGTCTCGACGGTCGACACCTCGCGCGAGGTGCTCGGCAAGCGGGTGGCGCTGCCCTTCGGCATCGCCCCGACCGGGTTCACCCGGATGATGCAGGCCGAGGGGGAGGTCGCCGGCGCGACCGCCGCCACCGCCGCCGGCATCCCCTTCGCGCTGTCGACGATGGGCACCACCTCGATCGAGGACGTCGCCGCAGCCGACCCCGGCGGGCGGCACTGGTTCCAGCTCTACATGTGGAAGGACCGCGACCGCTCGATGGCGCTGGTCGACCGCGCCGCCGAGGCCGGCTACGACACGCTCCTGGTCACCGTCGACGTGCCCGTCGCCGGCGCGCGCCTGCGCGACGTCCGCAACGGCATGACGATCCCGCCGTCGCTCACCCCCAGGACCGTGGTCAACGCGATCCCGCGCCCGGCCTGGTGGATCAACTTCCTCACCACCGAGCCGCTCGCCTTCGCCTCGCTCGACGCCTGGTCGGGCACCGTGGCCGACCTGCTGGACACCATGTTCGACCCGACCGTCACCTACGACGACCTGGCCTGGATCAGGTCGCAGTGGCCGGGCAAGGTCGTCGTCAAGGGTGTCCAGTCGGTCGACGACGCGGTCCGCCTCGCCGACGCCGGCGTCGACGCCGTGCTGCTCTCCAACCACGGCGGGCGCCAGCTCGACCGTGCGCCGGTGCCGTTCCACCTGCTGCCGCAGGTCGTGCAGGCGCTGAAGGCCAGCGGCAGCGGCGTCGAGGTGCACCTCGACACCGGCATCATGTCCGGCCAGGACATCGTGGCCGCGCTCGCCCACGGTGCCCACTTCACCCTCATCGGCCGCGCCTACCTCTACGGCCTGATGGCCGGAGGTCGCGAGGGCGTCGACCGCACCATCGAGATCCTGGCCGGCCAGATCGAGCGCACGATGCGCCTGCTCGGGGTCACCTCGCTCGACGAGCTCGAGCCCGGGCACGTGACCCAGCTGCGGCGGCTGGGCCCCTTGACCTGA